A window from Salvia miltiorrhiza cultivar Shanhuang (shh) chromosome 2, IMPLAD_Smil_shh, whole genome shotgun sequence encodes these proteins:
- the LOC131011159 gene encoding putative serine/threonine-protein kinase yields the protein MDRTLQAILAAIASFFVVSVILASILIICKSESKQSSRRSSIPQSRARNLVAPKPNAGPGPVAICDSATFDPSLPHVSMQELVAATQGFSSELIIGDGSFGLVYKARLNSGAVVAVKKLSPDAFQGLREFRAEMETLGKIQHPNIVRMLGFCATGQDRLLIYEFIEKGSLDQWLYDTSDREQEPLSWLTRLNIVRGVADGLAFMHHKLETPIIHRDIKASNILLDADFQVHIADFGLARRIEASHSHVSTQVAGTMGYMPPEYLDGATTATMAGDVYSFGVLMLEVVTGRRPSFPFPGEDGREVRLVEWVKRMAGMGRYLEMVDACIAKEDLHPTKVEQIFQIGVNCADEKSRNRPTMNQLLDHFNLIL from the coding sequence ATGGATCGAACCCTTCAAGCAATTCTGGCGGCCATCGCCAGCTTCTTCGTGGTCAGCGTAATCCTCGCCTCAATCCTCATCATCTGCAAGAGCGAATCGAAGCAGAGCAGCCGGCGCTCATCGATCCCGCAGAGCCGGGCCCGCAATCTGGTAGCGCCGAAGCCGAACGCGGGGCCCGGGCCGGTGGCGATCTGCGACAGCGCGACCTTCGACCCGAGCCTCCCGCACGTGTCGATGCAGGAGCTGGTGGCGGCGACGCAGGGGTTCTCGAGCGAGCTGATAATCGGCGACGGCAGCTTCGGGCTGGTGTACAAGGCGCGGCTGAACTCGGGTGCCGTGGTGGCCGTGAAGAAGCTGTCCCCGGACGCGTTCCAGGGGCTCCGCGAGTTCCGAGCCGAGATggaaaccctaggcaagatccAGCACCCCAACATAGTCCGGATGCTGGGGTTCTGCGCCACGGGTCAGGATCGGCTGCTCATCTACGAGTTCATCGAGAAGGGCAGCCTCGACCAATGGCTGTACGACACGTCCGACCGAGAGCAGGAGCCCCTCTCCTGGCTCACGCGCCTCAACATCGTCAGAGGCGTCGCCGACGGCCTCGCCTTTATGCACCACAAACTCGAGACGCCCATCATCCACCGCGACATCAAGGCCAGCAACATCCTACTGGACGCCGACTTCCAGGTCCACATCGCCGACTTCGGCCTCGCCCGCCGGATCGAGGCCTCCCACTCGCACGTCTCCACGCAGGTGGCCGGGACCATGGGCTACATGCCCCCCGAGTACCTCGATGGCGCCACCACGGCCACCATGGCCGGCGACGTCTACAGCTTCGGGGTGCTCATGCTCGAGGTCGTCACCGGGCGCCGCCCCAGCTTCCCCTTCCCCGGGGAGGACGGCCGGGAGGTCAGGCTCGTCGAGTGGGTCAAAAGGATGGCGGGGATGGGCCGCTATCTGGAAATGGTGGATGCCTGCATTGCTAAGGAGGATCTTCACCCAACCAAGGTGGAACAGATTTTCCAAATTGGGGTCAACTGTGCTGATGAGAAGAGCAGAAATAGGCCTACTATGAATCAACTACTTGATCACTTCAATCTCATTTTGTAA